One Mercurialis annua linkage group LG3, ddMerAnnu1.2, whole genome shotgun sequence DNA window includes the following coding sequences:
- the LOC130014751 gene encoding uncharacterized protein LOC130014751 — MVTTRGATENDGNIKIADMVTTGEASVPPSPVQLSKKRHANDSPPKSKKHKGISRTESKKSPPKLWQFKVSREDRVHSKIDTRMSYDVISDIKSTLTPGELEKFRQSCFGYFLDIPKIKVQNQIIHCLLLREVEQLKKSELWFEVGGHRLKFGIDEFALISGLNCQGDSSKYAYTKVENGILDKYFSGLQSVSKQTLRDFFKARRWESEEDGFKIAFMHFLHNFLLASPRTARIPLKDFDVVDSADLNDYPWGIDVFKYTFDSLSKRAVLSPRSLIIEDNIYQYRLQGLPYALVCWFYECCPAVENTFAQLVNKDAIPRILRWQAFVPAKYIDVDRDLFVEIASDEMIFRSIVPTPAEMNALRLGDLFKKIKGNEEGYCPAFNILKDGESTSNTSNLNVMEERLEILMAGQKTIKDDIMDLKRLFTSKCSELLTVVNSLNDRLTLIGDSKTRTFQ, encoded by the exons ATGGTGACTACACGGGGTGCCACTGAGAACGACGGTAATATCAAAATCGCTGATATGG TGACAACCGGAGAAGCTTCAGTTCCTCCATCTCCTGTGCAGTTGAGTAAGAAGAGACATGCAAATGATTCACCTCCGAaatcgaagaaacacaaaggcaTTTCCAGAACTGAATCCAAGAAATCTCCTCCTAAG CTATGGCAGTTTAAAGTAAGCCGAGAAGATCGTGTTCACTCGAAGATTGATACGCGCATGTCATACGATGTCATTTCTGATATCAAATCGACTCTAACTCCAGGTGAATTGGAAAAGTTTAGACAATCTTGCTTTGGCTACTTTCTTGATATTCCCAAGATCAAAGTGCAAAATCAGATCATACATTGTTTATTGTTGAGGGAGGTGGAGCAGCTAAAGAAGTCTGAATTGTGGTTTGAGGTTGGCGGTCATAGGCTGAAATTCGGAATCGACGAATTTGCTTTGATCTCGGGTTTAAACTGTCAAGGTGACAGCAGTAAGTATGCCTATACAAAAGTTGAAAACGGCATTTTGGATAAGTACTTCAGCGGGCTGCAATCTGTTTCTAAACAGACCCTTCGGGATTTTTTCAAAGCTAGGCGTTGGGAGTCGGAGGAGGATGGGTTTAAGATagcatttatgcattttttgcaTAACTTCTTGCTTGCTTCACCGAGGACTGCTCGTATCCCTTTGAAGGACTTTGACGTAGTTGATTCGGCTGATTTGAACGACTATCCATGGGGTATTGACGTTTTCAAGTACACGTTTGATTCTTTGTCAAAAAGAGCTGTTCTTAGTCCGAGATCTCTTATTATTGAAGACAACATTTACCAGTATCGACTTCAAGGTTTACCATATGCACTGGTATGTTGGTTCTACGAGTGTTGCCCGGCGGTGGAAAATACCTTTGCTCAGCTAGTGAACAAAGATGCTATCCCGCGGATTCTGAGGTGGCAAGCATTCGTTCCTGCAAAATACATTGATGTTGACAGGGATTTATTTGTTGAGATTGCATCCGATGAG ATGATTTTCCGATCAATTGTTCCAACCCCGGCAGAGATGAATGCCCTTCGTCTAGGTgacttattcaaaaaaattaagggaaACGAGGAGGGTTATTGTCCGGCATTTAATATATTGAAGGACGGTGAATCAACGTCGAACACTTCGAATTTAAATGTTATGGAAGAGAGGCTGGAAATTTTGATGGCTGGTCAAAAGACGATTAAGGATGATATAatggatttgaaacgtttattcaCTTCCAAATGTTCCGAACTTTTGACAGTTGTCAATTCATTGAATGATAGGCTAACTCTGATTGGTGATTCTAAAACg AGGACATTTCAGTGA